The Eleutherodactylus coqui strain aEleCoq1 chromosome 13, aEleCoq1.hap1, whole genome shotgun sequence genome includes a window with the following:
- the LOC136587378 gene encoding olfactory receptor 8I2-like, which produces MNQTRVMEFILFGFGNLHSFRIAFFILFLIIFLSTVLGNLLIILLVSTNLQLQSPMYYFLCHLSFSDLMMSTNIVPNMLGTVLSRGKKITFIDCITQLYFYSGTIVAECFLLSVMSYDRYLAICNPLRYSSIMDLKCQIFLSLWPWLLGFTFNLSVVFHISNFIFCKDNIIDNFYCDLFPLQQLSCSDTSAVELEAFLNSMPVFLVPCGFIIVTYVYIFYTIGKISSTTGKQKTFSTCSSHLIVVGTFYGTLIAKYMIPSKERSLFVSKIISLLHTVFTPLFNPIIYSLRNKDIKTTLKKSFWLIMKLFS; this is translated from the coding sequence ATGAACCAAACAAGAGTGATGGAATTCATTCTATTCGGTTTCGGAAACCTTCACAGCTTCCGTATTGCATTCTTCATTCTTTTCTTGATTATCTTTCTTTCTACAGTTTTGGGAAACCTTCTTATCATTCTCCTAGTTTCCACCAATCTCCAGCTCCAGTCCCCCATGTATTACTTCCTTTGCCATCTTTCCTTTTCTGACCTTATGATGTCTACAAACATTGTTCCCAACATGCTTGGCACCGTTCTATCCAGAGGGAAAAAGATTACTTTTATTGACTGCATCACCCAATTATACTTCTACAGTGGTACAATTGTTGCAGAATGTTTTCTTCTCTCAGTGATGTCCTATGATCGATACTTGGCCATCTGCAACCCTTTACGATACTCTAGTATCATGGACTTAAAATGCCAGATTTTTCTTTCACTATGGCCATGGTTGCTGGGTTTTACTTTTAATCTTTCTGTAGTCTTTCATatatcaaattttattttttgcaaagaCAATATCATTGACAATTTCTACTGCGACCTTTTTCCTCTTCAGCAGCTTTCTTGCTCAGATACTTCTGCTGTAGAATTGGAAGCATTCCTAAATTCTATGCCAGTATTTCTTGTTCCTTGTGGTTTTATCATTGTTacctatgtgtatatattctACACCATAGGGAAGATATCATCTACAACTGGCAAACAGAAAACCTTTTCTACCTGCAGTTCTCATCTTATAGTTGTGGGGACATTTTACGGGACACTAATAGCTAAATACATGATCCCCTCTAAAGAACGTTCATTGTTCGTTAGTAAGATTATTTCCTTACTGCAtacagtatttactcctctatttAACCCAATAATATATAGCCTGAGAAACAAAGACATAAAGACAACacttaaaaaaagtttttggcTCATCATGAAACTTTTTAGTTAG